In Amphiprion ocellaris isolate individual 3 ecotype Okinawa chromosome 3, ASM2253959v1, whole genome shotgun sequence, one genomic interval encodes:
- the LOC111575703 gene encoding sodium/potassium/calcium exchanger 1-like isoform X8 — translation MYCTRKKRLQLSRVLFLLSGVFLCTLYQLTISARLYEPLPMPQIGEDFEEGSTEGVEEATVEPGGLEEPLTATHELEPTDQTTPAMHVGHQTGTTSDFKASTTTESPLLPTTNRTIVRCIYVAPEPPPETPTAAPAPPITTIIPATPGEAPHVKGEYPEDIFSIEDRRRGWVILHVIGMMYMFVSLAIVCDEFFVPALGVITDKLAISDDVAGATFMAAGGSAPELFTSLIGVFIAHSNVGIGTIVGSAVFNILFVIGMCALFSREILHLTWWPLFRDVSFYILDLILLIIFFLDNVIMWWESMMLVAGYTTYVIFMKFNVQLEQAFKTQLHKHKSIVKVIAVEEADKTNGDGEDNAPPAPEDKNRLKLKPSLQRGGSSASLHNSTMRNTIFQLMIHTLDPIGQGKFKDKAETLNNVARRKAESKPQDKDGEEKSEQTKAPEAAPAAEAEKKEQPEDEKEDVPAKQNGSGGSEDSDSEEEDSDDDSDESSEDEDDDEEDDTEDEGEEKEDEPLSLEWPDTRRKQATYLFLLPIVFPLWLTVPDVRNQKSRKFFVITFLGSIMWIAVFSYLMVWWAHQVGETIGISEEIMGLTILAAGTSIPDLITSVIVARKGLGDMAVSSSVGSNIFDITVGLPVPWLLYSSFHGFAPVAVSSNGLFCAIVLLFLMLLFVIISIATCKWKMNKVLGFTMFLLYFIFLVLSVMLEDRIIICPVSI, via the exons ATGTATTGTACAAGAAAGAAGCGACTTCAGCTGAGCCGGGTCCTATTTCTCCTCTCTGGGGTTTTCCTCTGTACCCTCTACCAGCTGACCATTAGTGCCAGACTGTATGAGCCTTTGCCAATGCCTCAGATTGGAGAGGACTTTGAAGAAGGTTCAACAGAGGGGGTTGAGGAGGCTACAGTAGAGCCTGGAGGCCTGGAGGAACCTCTAACTGCAACACATGAATTGGAGCCCACAGATCAAACGACACCAGCGATGCATGTGGGGCATCAGACAGGCACAACTTCAGATTTCAAAGCATCCACCACTACTGAATCTCCACTGTTGCCAACCACAAATCGGACTATTGTGCGCTGCATCTATGTGGCCCCTGAGCCTCCACCAGAGACACCCACAgcagctccagctcctcctATAACCACCATAATCCCAGCTACACCTGGTGAAGCTCCACATGTAAAGGGTGAATACCCTGAAGACATCTTTTCTATTGAAGACCGCAGACGAGGCTGGGTGATCCTCCACGTTATTGGGATGATGTACATGTTTGTGTCCCTTGCCATTGTGTGTGATGAGTTCTTTGTTCCTGCACTGGGGGTAATCACAGACAAGTTAGCCATTTCCGATGATGTTGCAGGAGCCACCTTCATGGCTGCCGGAGGTTCTGCTCCTGAGCTTTTCACCTCCTTGATTGGAGTCTTCATCGCCCACAGCAATGTGGGTATCGGGACAATTGTTGGTTCAGcggttttcaacattttgtttgtgattgGAATGTGCGCTCTGTTTTCTCGGGAGATTCTTCATCTGACCTGGTGGCCACTTTTCAGAGATGTATCATTCTACATACTTGACCTCATCCTACTGATTATCTTCTTCCTGGATAATGTTATAATGTGGTGGGAGAGCATGATGCTGGTGGCCGGTTACACTACCTATGTCATTTTCATGAAGTTCAATGTGCAACTAGAGCAAGCATTCAAGACCCAGCTCCACAAACATAAGAGCATTGTCAAAGTTATTGCTGTGGAAGAAGCTGACAAG ACAAACGGAGACGGTGAAGATAATGCCCCCCCTGCTCCAGAGGACAAGAATCGGTTAAAG TTAAAACCATCCCTTCAGCGAGGGGGGAGCTCTGCTTCTTTACACAACAGCACCATGAGGAACACCATCTTCCAACTCATGATTCACACATTAGACCCCATAGGACAGG GAAAATTTAAGGATAAGGCTGAAACTCTGAATAATGTGGCTAGACGGAAGGCAGAGAGCAAACCTCAAGACAAAG ATGGTGAGGAGAAAAGTGAGCAGACTAAAGCGCCTGAGGCTGCCCCAGCTGCAGAAGCAGAGAAGAAGGAGCAGCCAGAGGACGAGAAG GAGGATGTACCAGCAAAACAGAATGGGTCGGGAGGCTCAGAAGACTCTGACAGTGAGGAAGAGGACAGCGATGATGACAGTGATGAGTCCAgtgaagatgaggatgatgatgaagaagatgacaCAGAGGatgaaggagaggaaaaagaagatgaGCCTCTCTCTTTAGAGTGGCCTGACACACGACGTAAGCAAGCCACCTACCTCTTCCTGCTGCCTATAGTTTTCCCTCTGTGGCTCACAGTCCCTGACGTTCGCAACCAG AAATCCAGGAAATTCTTTGTCATCACCTTCCTGGGCTCTATTATGTGGATCGCTGTCTTCTCCTACCTCATGGTGTGGTGGGCCCATCAG GTGGGTGAGACCATCGGCATCTCAGAGGAGATTATGGGCTTGACTATTCTGGCTGCAGGGACCTCCATCCCTGACCTCATTACCAGTGTGATTGTGGCTCGCAAAGGCCTGGGGGACATGGCTGTATCCAGCTCTGTGGGCAGCAACATCTTCGACATCACTGTGGG CCTACCAGTCCCGTGGCTCTTGTACTCATCCTTTCACGGTTTTGCTCCAGTGGCTGTCAGCAGCAACGGGCTCTTCTGTGCCAtcgtgctgctcttcctcatgCTCCTCTTTGTCATCATCTCCATTGCAACATGTAAATGGAAGATGAATAAGGTGCTGGGTTTCACCATGTTTCTCCTCTACTTCATCTTCCTGGTGCTCAGTGTTATGCTGGAGGATCGGATCATCATCTGCCCTGTTTCTATCTGA
- the LOC111575703 gene encoding sodium/potassium/calcium exchanger 1-like isoform X9: MYCTRKKRLQLSRVLFLLSGVFLCTLYQLTISARLYEPLPMPQIGEDFEEGSTEGVEEATVEPGGLEEPLTATHELEPTDQTTPAMHVGHQTGTTSDFKASTTTESPLLPTTNRTIVRCIYVAPEPPPETPTAAPAPPITTIIPATPGEAPHVKGEYPEDIFSIEDRRRGWVILHVIGMMYMFVSLAIVCDEFFVPALGVITDKLAISDDVAGATFMAAGGSAPELFTSLIGVFIAHSNVGIGTIVGSAVFNILFVIGMCALFSREILHLTWWPLFRDVSFYILDLILLIIFFLDNVIMWWESMMLVAGYTTYVIFMKFNVQLEQAFKTQLHKHKSIVKVIAVEEADKTNGDGEDNAPPAPEDKNRLKLKPSLQRGGSSASLHNSTMRNTIFQLMIHTLDPIGQADGEEKSEQTKAPEAAPAAEAEKKEQPEDEKVLSYHVQVLIKKPRSQSLIPVYEDVPAKQNGSGGSEDSDSEEEDSDDDSDESSEDEDDDEEDDTEDEGEEKEDEPLSLEWPDTRRKQATYLFLLPIVFPLWLTVPDVRNQKSRKFFVITFLGSIMWIAVFSYLMVWWAHQVGETIGISEEIMGLTILAAGTSIPDLITSVIVARKGLGDMAVSSSVGSNIFDITVGLPVPWLLYSSFHGFAPVAVSSNGLFCAIVLLFLMLLFVIISIATCKWKMNKVLGFTMFLLYFIFLVLSVMLEDRIIICPVSI, from the exons ATGTATTGTACAAGAAAGAAGCGACTTCAGCTGAGCCGGGTCCTATTTCTCCTCTCTGGGGTTTTCCTCTGTACCCTCTACCAGCTGACCATTAGTGCCAGACTGTATGAGCCTTTGCCAATGCCTCAGATTGGAGAGGACTTTGAAGAAGGTTCAACAGAGGGGGTTGAGGAGGCTACAGTAGAGCCTGGAGGCCTGGAGGAACCTCTAACTGCAACACATGAATTGGAGCCCACAGATCAAACGACACCAGCGATGCATGTGGGGCATCAGACAGGCACAACTTCAGATTTCAAAGCATCCACCACTACTGAATCTCCACTGTTGCCAACCACAAATCGGACTATTGTGCGCTGCATCTATGTGGCCCCTGAGCCTCCACCAGAGACACCCACAgcagctccagctcctcctATAACCACCATAATCCCAGCTACACCTGGTGAAGCTCCACATGTAAAGGGTGAATACCCTGAAGACATCTTTTCTATTGAAGACCGCAGACGAGGCTGGGTGATCCTCCACGTTATTGGGATGATGTACATGTTTGTGTCCCTTGCCATTGTGTGTGATGAGTTCTTTGTTCCTGCACTGGGGGTAATCACAGACAAGTTAGCCATTTCCGATGATGTTGCAGGAGCCACCTTCATGGCTGCCGGAGGTTCTGCTCCTGAGCTTTTCACCTCCTTGATTGGAGTCTTCATCGCCCACAGCAATGTGGGTATCGGGACAATTGTTGGTTCAGcggttttcaacattttgtttgtgattgGAATGTGCGCTCTGTTTTCTCGGGAGATTCTTCATCTGACCTGGTGGCCACTTTTCAGAGATGTATCATTCTACATACTTGACCTCATCCTACTGATTATCTTCTTCCTGGATAATGTTATAATGTGGTGGGAGAGCATGATGCTGGTGGCCGGTTACACTACCTATGTCATTTTCATGAAGTTCAATGTGCAACTAGAGCAAGCATTCAAGACCCAGCTCCACAAACATAAGAGCATTGTCAAAGTTATTGCTGTGGAAGAAGCTGACAAG ACAAACGGAGACGGTGAAGATAATGCCCCCCCTGCTCCAGAGGACAAGAATCGGTTAAAG TTAAAACCATCCCTTCAGCGAGGGGGGAGCTCTGCTTCTTTACACAACAGCACCATGAGGAACACCATCTTCCAACTCATGATTCACACATTAGACCCCATAGGACAGG CAGATGGTGAGGAGAAAAGTGAGCAGACTAAAGCGCCTGAGGCTGCCCCAGCTGCAGAAGCAGAGAAGAAGGAGCAGCCAGAGGACGAGAAGGTACTCTCCTACCATGTCCAGGTCCTTATCAAAAAGCCCAGAAGTCAGTCTTTGATACCTGTCTAT GAGGATGTACCAGCAAAACAGAATGGGTCGGGAGGCTCAGAAGACTCTGACAGTGAGGAAGAGGACAGCGATGATGACAGTGATGAGTCCAgtgaagatgaggatgatgatgaagaagatgacaCAGAGGatgaaggagaggaaaaagaagatgaGCCTCTCTCTTTAGAGTGGCCTGACACACGACGTAAGCAAGCCACCTACCTCTTCCTGCTGCCTATAGTTTTCCCTCTGTGGCTCACAGTCCCTGACGTTCGCAACCAG AAATCCAGGAAATTCTTTGTCATCACCTTCCTGGGCTCTATTATGTGGATCGCTGTCTTCTCCTACCTCATGGTGTGGTGGGCCCATCAG GTGGGTGAGACCATCGGCATCTCAGAGGAGATTATGGGCTTGACTATTCTGGCTGCAGGGACCTCCATCCCTGACCTCATTACCAGTGTGATTGTGGCTCGCAAAGGCCTGGGGGACATGGCTGTATCCAGCTCTGTGGGCAGCAACATCTTCGACATCACTGTGGG CCTACCAGTCCCGTGGCTCTTGTACTCATCCTTTCACGGTTTTGCTCCAGTGGCTGTCAGCAGCAACGGGCTCTTCTGTGCCAtcgtgctgctcttcctcatgCTCCTCTTTGTCATCATCTCCATTGCAACATGTAAATGGAAGATGAATAAGGTGCTGGGTTTCACCATGTTTCTCCTCTACTTCATCTTCCTGGTGCTCAGTGTTATGCTGGAGGATCGGATCATCATCTGCCCTGTTTCTATCTGA
- the LOC111575703 gene encoding sodium/potassium/calcium exchanger 1-like isoform X7, whose translation MYCTRKKRLQLSRVLFLLSGVFLCTLYQLTISARLYEPLPMPQIGEDFEEGSTEGVEEATVEPGGLEEPLTATHELEPTDQTTPAMHVGHQTGTTSDFKASTTTESPLLPTTNRTIVRCIYVAPEPPPETPTAAPAPPITTIIPATPGEAPHVKGEYPEDIFSIEDRRRGWVILHVIGMMYMFVSLAIVCDEFFVPALGVITDKLAISDDVAGATFMAAGGSAPELFTSLIGVFIAHSNVGIGTIVGSAVFNILFVIGMCALFSREILHLTWWPLFRDVSFYILDLILLIIFFLDNVIMWWESMMLVAGYTTYVIFMKFNVQLEQAFKTQLHKHKSIVKVIAVEEADKTNGDGEDNAPPAPEDKNRLKLKPSLQRGGSSASLHNSTMRNTIFQLMIHTLDPIGQGKFKDKAETLNNVARRKAESKPQDKADGEEKSEQTKAPEAAPAAEAEKKEQPEDEKEDVPAKQNGSGGSEDSDSEEEDSDDDSDESSEDEDDDEEDDTEDEGEEKEDEPLSLEWPDTRRKQATYLFLLPIVFPLWLTVPDVRNQKSRKFFVITFLGSIMWIAVFSYLMVWWAHQVGETIGISEEIMGLTILAAGTSIPDLITSVIVARKGLGDMAVSSSVGSNIFDITVGLPVPWLLYSSFHGFAPVAVSSNGLFCAIVLLFLMLLFVIISIATCKWKMNKVLGFTMFLLYFIFLVLSVMLEDRIIICPVSI comes from the exons ATGTATTGTACAAGAAAGAAGCGACTTCAGCTGAGCCGGGTCCTATTTCTCCTCTCTGGGGTTTTCCTCTGTACCCTCTACCAGCTGACCATTAGTGCCAGACTGTATGAGCCTTTGCCAATGCCTCAGATTGGAGAGGACTTTGAAGAAGGTTCAACAGAGGGGGTTGAGGAGGCTACAGTAGAGCCTGGAGGCCTGGAGGAACCTCTAACTGCAACACATGAATTGGAGCCCACAGATCAAACGACACCAGCGATGCATGTGGGGCATCAGACAGGCACAACTTCAGATTTCAAAGCATCCACCACTACTGAATCTCCACTGTTGCCAACCACAAATCGGACTATTGTGCGCTGCATCTATGTGGCCCCTGAGCCTCCACCAGAGACACCCACAgcagctccagctcctcctATAACCACCATAATCCCAGCTACACCTGGTGAAGCTCCACATGTAAAGGGTGAATACCCTGAAGACATCTTTTCTATTGAAGACCGCAGACGAGGCTGGGTGATCCTCCACGTTATTGGGATGATGTACATGTTTGTGTCCCTTGCCATTGTGTGTGATGAGTTCTTTGTTCCTGCACTGGGGGTAATCACAGACAAGTTAGCCATTTCCGATGATGTTGCAGGAGCCACCTTCATGGCTGCCGGAGGTTCTGCTCCTGAGCTTTTCACCTCCTTGATTGGAGTCTTCATCGCCCACAGCAATGTGGGTATCGGGACAATTGTTGGTTCAGcggttttcaacattttgtttgtgattgGAATGTGCGCTCTGTTTTCTCGGGAGATTCTTCATCTGACCTGGTGGCCACTTTTCAGAGATGTATCATTCTACATACTTGACCTCATCCTACTGATTATCTTCTTCCTGGATAATGTTATAATGTGGTGGGAGAGCATGATGCTGGTGGCCGGTTACACTACCTATGTCATTTTCATGAAGTTCAATGTGCAACTAGAGCAAGCATTCAAGACCCAGCTCCACAAACATAAGAGCATTGTCAAAGTTATTGCTGTGGAAGAAGCTGACAAG ACAAACGGAGACGGTGAAGATAATGCCCCCCCTGCTCCAGAGGACAAGAATCGGTTAAAG TTAAAACCATCCCTTCAGCGAGGGGGGAGCTCTGCTTCTTTACACAACAGCACCATGAGGAACACCATCTTCCAACTCATGATTCACACATTAGACCCCATAGGACAGG GAAAATTTAAGGATAAGGCTGAAACTCTGAATAATGTGGCTAGACGGAAGGCAGAGAGCAAACCTCAAGACAAAG CAGATGGTGAGGAGAAAAGTGAGCAGACTAAAGCGCCTGAGGCTGCCCCAGCTGCAGAAGCAGAGAAGAAGGAGCAGCCAGAGGACGAGAAG GAGGATGTACCAGCAAAACAGAATGGGTCGGGAGGCTCAGAAGACTCTGACAGTGAGGAAGAGGACAGCGATGATGACAGTGATGAGTCCAgtgaagatgaggatgatgatgaagaagatgacaCAGAGGatgaaggagaggaaaaagaagatgaGCCTCTCTCTTTAGAGTGGCCTGACACACGACGTAAGCAAGCCACCTACCTCTTCCTGCTGCCTATAGTTTTCCCTCTGTGGCTCACAGTCCCTGACGTTCGCAACCAG AAATCCAGGAAATTCTTTGTCATCACCTTCCTGGGCTCTATTATGTGGATCGCTGTCTTCTCCTACCTCATGGTGTGGTGGGCCCATCAG GTGGGTGAGACCATCGGCATCTCAGAGGAGATTATGGGCTTGACTATTCTGGCTGCAGGGACCTCCATCCCTGACCTCATTACCAGTGTGATTGTGGCTCGCAAAGGCCTGGGGGACATGGCTGTATCCAGCTCTGTGGGCAGCAACATCTTCGACATCACTGTGGG CCTACCAGTCCCGTGGCTCTTGTACTCATCCTTTCACGGTTTTGCTCCAGTGGCTGTCAGCAGCAACGGGCTCTTCTGTGCCAtcgtgctgctcttcctcatgCTCCTCTTTGTCATCATCTCCATTGCAACATGTAAATGGAAGATGAATAAGGTGCTGGGTTTCACCATGTTTCTCCTCTACTTCATCTTCCTGGTGCTCAGTGTTATGCTGGAGGATCGGATCATCATCTGCCCTGTTTCTATCTGA
- the LOC111575703 gene encoding sodium/potassium/calcium exchanger 1-like isoform X4: MYCTRKKRLQLSRVLFLLSGVFLCTLYQLTISARLYEPLPMPQIGEDFEEGSTEGVEEATVEPGGLEEPLTATHELEPTDQTTPAMHVGHQTGTTSDFKASTTTESPLLPTTNRTIVRCIYVAPEPPPETPTAAPAPPITTIIPATPGEAPHVKGEYPEDIFSIEDRRRGWVILHVIGMMYMFVSLAIVCDEFFVPALGVITDKLAISDDVAGATFMAAGGSAPELFTSLIGVFIAHSNVGIGTIVGSAVFNILFVIGMCALFSREILHLTWWPLFRDVSFYILDLILLIIFFLDNVIMWWESMMLVAGYTTYVIFMKFNVQLEQAFKTQLHKHKSIVKVIAVEEADKTNGDGEDNAPPAPEDKNRLKLKPSLQRGGSSASLHNSTMRNTIFQLMIHTLDPIGQGKFKDKAETLNNVARRKAESKPQDKDGEEKSEQTKAPEAAPAAEAEKKEQPEDEKVLSYHVQVLIKKPRSQSLIPVYEDVPAKQNGSGGSEDSDSEEEDSDDDSDESSEDEDDDEEDDTEDEGEEKEDEPLSLEWPDTRRKQATYLFLLPIVFPLWLTVPDVRNQKSRKFFVITFLGSIMWIAVFSYLMVWWAHQVGETIGISEEIMGLTILAAGTSIPDLITSVIVARKGLGDMAVSSSVGSNIFDITVGLPVPWLLYSSFHGFAPVAVSSNGLFCAIVLLFLMLLFVIISIATCKWKMNKVLGFTMFLLYFIFLVLSVMLEDRIIICPVSI; encoded by the exons ATGTATTGTACAAGAAAGAAGCGACTTCAGCTGAGCCGGGTCCTATTTCTCCTCTCTGGGGTTTTCCTCTGTACCCTCTACCAGCTGACCATTAGTGCCAGACTGTATGAGCCTTTGCCAATGCCTCAGATTGGAGAGGACTTTGAAGAAGGTTCAACAGAGGGGGTTGAGGAGGCTACAGTAGAGCCTGGAGGCCTGGAGGAACCTCTAACTGCAACACATGAATTGGAGCCCACAGATCAAACGACACCAGCGATGCATGTGGGGCATCAGACAGGCACAACTTCAGATTTCAAAGCATCCACCACTACTGAATCTCCACTGTTGCCAACCACAAATCGGACTATTGTGCGCTGCATCTATGTGGCCCCTGAGCCTCCACCAGAGACACCCACAgcagctccagctcctcctATAACCACCATAATCCCAGCTACACCTGGTGAAGCTCCACATGTAAAGGGTGAATACCCTGAAGACATCTTTTCTATTGAAGACCGCAGACGAGGCTGGGTGATCCTCCACGTTATTGGGATGATGTACATGTTTGTGTCCCTTGCCATTGTGTGTGATGAGTTCTTTGTTCCTGCACTGGGGGTAATCACAGACAAGTTAGCCATTTCCGATGATGTTGCAGGAGCCACCTTCATGGCTGCCGGAGGTTCTGCTCCTGAGCTTTTCACCTCCTTGATTGGAGTCTTCATCGCCCACAGCAATGTGGGTATCGGGACAATTGTTGGTTCAGcggttttcaacattttgtttgtgattgGAATGTGCGCTCTGTTTTCTCGGGAGATTCTTCATCTGACCTGGTGGCCACTTTTCAGAGATGTATCATTCTACATACTTGACCTCATCCTACTGATTATCTTCTTCCTGGATAATGTTATAATGTGGTGGGAGAGCATGATGCTGGTGGCCGGTTACACTACCTATGTCATTTTCATGAAGTTCAATGTGCAACTAGAGCAAGCATTCAAGACCCAGCTCCACAAACATAAGAGCATTGTCAAAGTTATTGCTGTGGAAGAAGCTGACAAG ACAAACGGAGACGGTGAAGATAATGCCCCCCCTGCTCCAGAGGACAAGAATCGGTTAAAG TTAAAACCATCCCTTCAGCGAGGGGGGAGCTCTGCTTCTTTACACAACAGCACCATGAGGAACACCATCTTCCAACTCATGATTCACACATTAGACCCCATAGGACAGG GAAAATTTAAGGATAAGGCTGAAACTCTGAATAATGTGGCTAGACGGAAGGCAGAGAGCAAACCTCAAGACAAAG ATGGTGAGGAGAAAAGTGAGCAGACTAAAGCGCCTGAGGCTGCCCCAGCTGCAGAAGCAGAGAAGAAGGAGCAGCCAGAGGACGAGAAGGTACTCTCCTACCATGTCCAGGTCCTTATCAAAAAGCCCAGAAGTCAGTCTTTGATACCTGTCTAT GAGGATGTACCAGCAAAACAGAATGGGTCGGGAGGCTCAGAAGACTCTGACAGTGAGGAAGAGGACAGCGATGATGACAGTGATGAGTCCAgtgaagatgaggatgatgatgaagaagatgacaCAGAGGatgaaggagaggaaaaagaagatgaGCCTCTCTCTTTAGAGTGGCCTGACACACGACGTAAGCAAGCCACCTACCTCTTCCTGCTGCCTATAGTTTTCCCTCTGTGGCTCACAGTCCCTGACGTTCGCAACCAG AAATCCAGGAAATTCTTTGTCATCACCTTCCTGGGCTCTATTATGTGGATCGCTGTCTTCTCCTACCTCATGGTGTGGTGGGCCCATCAG GTGGGTGAGACCATCGGCATCTCAGAGGAGATTATGGGCTTGACTATTCTGGCTGCAGGGACCTCCATCCCTGACCTCATTACCAGTGTGATTGTGGCTCGCAAAGGCCTGGGGGACATGGCTGTATCCAGCTCTGTGGGCAGCAACATCTTCGACATCACTGTGGG CCTACCAGTCCCGTGGCTCTTGTACTCATCCTTTCACGGTTTTGCTCCAGTGGCTGTCAGCAGCAACGGGCTCTTCTGTGCCAtcgtgctgctcttcctcatgCTCCTCTTTGTCATCATCTCCATTGCAACATGTAAATGGAAGATGAATAAGGTGCTGGGTTTCACCATGTTTCTCCTCTACTTCATCTTCCTGGTGCTCAGTGTTATGCTGGAGGATCGGATCATCATCTGCCCTGTTTCTATCTGA
- the LOC111575703 gene encoding sodium/potassium/calcium exchanger 1-like isoform X11, translated as MYCTRKKRLQLSRVLFLLSGVFLCTLYQLTISARLYEPLPMPQIGEDFEEGSTEGVEEATVEPGGLEEPLTATHELEPTDQTTPAMHVGHQTGTTSDFKASTTTESPLLPTTNRTIVRCIYVAPEPPPETPTAAPAPPITTIIPATPGEAPHVKGEYPEDIFSIEDRRRGWVILHVIGMMYMFVSLAIVCDEFFVPALGVITDKLAISDDVAGATFMAAGGSAPELFTSLIGVFIAHSNVGIGTIVGSAVFNILFVIGMCALFSREILHLTWWPLFRDVSFYILDLILLIIFFLDNVIMWWESMMLVAGYTTYVIFMKFNVQLEQAFKTQLHKHKSIVKVIAVEEADKTNGDGEDNAPPAPEDKNRLKLKPSLQRGGSSASLHNSTMRNTIFQLMIHTLDPIGQADGEEKSEQTKAPEAAPAAEAEKKEQPEDEKEDVPAKQNGSGGSEDSDSEEEDSDDDSDESSEDEDDDEEDDTEDEGEEKEDEPLSLEWPDTRRKQATYLFLLPIVFPLWLTVPDVRNQKSRKFFVITFLGSIMWIAVFSYLMVWWAHQVGETIGISEEIMGLTILAAGTSIPDLITSVIVARKGLGDMAVSSSVGSNIFDITVGLPVPWLLYSSFHGFAPVAVSSNGLFCAIVLLFLMLLFVIISIATCKWKMNKVLGFTMFLLYFIFLVLSVMLEDRIIICPVSI; from the exons ATGTATTGTACAAGAAAGAAGCGACTTCAGCTGAGCCGGGTCCTATTTCTCCTCTCTGGGGTTTTCCTCTGTACCCTCTACCAGCTGACCATTAGTGCCAGACTGTATGAGCCTTTGCCAATGCCTCAGATTGGAGAGGACTTTGAAGAAGGTTCAACAGAGGGGGTTGAGGAGGCTACAGTAGAGCCTGGAGGCCTGGAGGAACCTCTAACTGCAACACATGAATTGGAGCCCACAGATCAAACGACACCAGCGATGCATGTGGGGCATCAGACAGGCACAACTTCAGATTTCAAAGCATCCACCACTACTGAATCTCCACTGTTGCCAACCACAAATCGGACTATTGTGCGCTGCATCTATGTGGCCCCTGAGCCTCCACCAGAGACACCCACAgcagctccagctcctcctATAACCACCATAATCCCAGCTACACCTGGTGAAGCTCCACATGTAAAGGGTGAATACCCTGAAGACATCTTTTCTATTGAAGACCGCAGACGAGGCTGGGTGATCCTCCACGTTATTGGGATGATGTACATGTTTGTGTCCCTTGCCATTGTGTGTGATGAGTTCTTTGTTCCTGCACTGGGGGTAATCACAGACAAGTTAGCCATTTCCGATGATGTTGCAGGAGCCACCTTCATGGCTGCCGGAGGTTCTGCTCCTGAGCTTTTCACCTCCTTGATTGGAGTCTTCATCGCCCACAGCAATGTGGGTATCGGGACAATTGTTGGTTCAGcggttttcaacattttgtttgtgattgGAATGTGCGCTCTGTTTTCTCGGGAGATTCTTCATCTGACCTGGTGGCCACTTTTCAGAGATGTATCATTCTACATACTTGACCTCATCCTACTGATTATCTTCTTCCTGGATAATGTTATAATGTGGTGGGAGAGCATGATGCTGGTGGCCGGTTACACTACCTATGTCATTTTCATGAAGTTCAATGTGCAACTAGAGCAAGCATTCAAGACCCAGCTCCACAAACATAAGAGCATTGTCAAAGTTATTGCTGTGGAAGAAGCTGACAAG ACAAACGGAGACGGTGAAGATAATGCCCCCCCTGCTCCAGAGGACAAGAATCGGTTAAAG TTAAAACCATCCCTTCAGCGAGGGGGGAGCTCTGCTTCTTTACACAACAGCACCATGAGGAACACCATCTTCCAACTCATGATTCACACATTAGACCCCATAGGACAGG CAGATGGTGAGGAGAAAAGTGAGCAGACTAAAGCGCCTGAGGCTGCCCCAGCTGCAGAAGCAGAGAAGAAGGAGCAGCCAGAGGACGAGAAG GAGGATGTACCAGCAAAACAGAATGGGTCGGGAGGCTCAGAAGACTCTGACAGTGAGGAAGAGGACAGCGATGATGACAGTGATGAGTCCAgtgaagatgaggatgatgatgaagaagatgacaCAGAGGatgaaggagaggaaaaagaagatgaGCCTCTCTCTTTAGAGTGGCCTGACACACGACGTAAGCAAGCCACCTACCTCTTCCTGCTGCCTATAGTTTTCCCTCTGTGGCTCACAGTCCCTGACGTTCGCAACCAG AAATCCAGGAAATTCTTTGTCATCACCTTCCTGGGCTCTATTATGTGGATCGCTGTCTTCTCCTACCTCATGGTGTGGTGGGCCCATCAG GTGGGTGAGACCATCGGCATCTCAGAGGAGATTATGGGCTTGACTATTCTGGCTGCAGGGACCTCCATCCCTGACCTCATTACCAGTGTGATTGTGGCTCGCAAAGGCCTGGGGGACATGGCTGTATCCAGCTCTGTGGGCAGCAACATCTTCGACATCACTGTGGG CCTACCAGTCCCGTGGCTCTTGTACTCATCCTTTCACGGTTTTGCTCCAGTGGCTGTCAGCAGCAACGGGCTCTTCTGTGCCAtcgtgctgctcttcctcatgCTCCTCTTTGTCATCATCTCCATTGCAACATGTAAATGGAAGATGAATAAGGTGCTGGGTTTCACCATGTTTCTCCTCTACTTCATCTTCCTGGTGCTCAGTGTTATGCTGGAGGATCGGATCATCATCTGCCCTGTTTCTATCTGA